In Mustela erminea isolate mMusErm1 chromosome 8, mMusErm1.Pri, whole genome shotgun sequence, a genomic segment contains:
- the TMBIM1 gene encoding protein lifeguard 3 — MSHPSAPPPYEDRNPLYPGSPPQGGYGQPSVLPGGYPAYPAYPQPGYGHPAGYPQPMPPVHPMPMHYGPGQGYDGEERAVSESFGPGEWDDRKVRHTFIRKVYSIISIQLLITVAIIAIFTFVKPVGEFVRRNLFVYYLSYAVFLATYLTLACCQGPRRRFPWNIILLTIFTLAMGFMTGTISSVYETKAVIIAMIITAVVSISVTIFCFQTKVDFTSCTGLFCVLGIVMMVTGIVTAIVLSFKYIYWLHMVYAALGAICFTLFLAYDTQLVLGNRKHTISPEDYITGALQIYTDIIYIFTFVLQLLGDRN; from the exons ATGTCCCACCCCAGCGCCCCCCCTCCATATGAGGACCGCAACCCCCTGTACCCTGGCTCTCCGCCCCAGGGGGGCTACGGGCAGCCATCCGTTCTGCCTGGTGGCTACCCTGCCTACCCAGCCTACCCCCAGCCTGGCTACGGTCACCCCGCTGGCTACCCGCAGCCGATGCCGCCTGTCCACCCGATGCCCATGCACTACG gcccaggccagggCTATGATGGGGAGGAGCGAGCAGTGAGTGAAAGCTTCGGGCCCGGAGAGTGGGATGATAGGAAAGTCCGACACACCTTCATCCGAAAG GTTTACTCCATCATCTCCATCCAGTTGCTTATCACGGTGGCCATCATCGCTATCTTCACCTTCGT gaagccggTTGGTGAGTTCGTGAGGAGAAACCTGTTTGTCTACTACCTGTCCTA TGCTGTCTTCCTGGCCACCTACCTGACCCTCGCCTGCTGCCAGGGACCCAG ACGCCGTTTCCCATGGAACATCATCCTGCTGACCATCTTT ACTCTTGCCATGGGCTTCATGACGGGCACCATTTCCAG CGTGTATGAAACCAAGGCCGTGATCATTGCAATGATCATCACTGCTGTGGTGTCCATTTCAGTCACCATCTTCTGCTTTCAGACCAAG GTGGACTTCACCTCGTGCACAGGCCTCTTCTGTGTCCTGGGAATTGTGATGATGGTGACTGGGATTGTTACTGCCATTGTGCTGTCCTTCAAATAT ATTTACTGGCTCCACATGGTCTATGCCGCTCTGGGGGCCATCTGCTTCACATTG TTCCTGGCTTATGACACGCAGCTGGTCCTGGGGAACCGGAAGCACACCATCAGCCCCGAGGACTACATCACTGGCGCTCTGCAGATCTACACCGACATCATTTACATTTTCACCTTTGTGCTGCAGCTGCTTGGGGATCGCAATTAA